ATATTTAAACTTCAATAAAAGCAACCGATCCTAAGTATTAAGCAAGattacttagtaaattcttCAATGATTTTAACTGTCGGGTTACTTTTATTGAAACCCACTATTCTTTCAATGTCAGAACTTGAGAGAGACAACAAGGTGTGTTAGAATGTTTGATGGTTCTTACTATTTTGATGAATCTCTAatggtgataaaaaaaaaagtttcaagaCTTTAGTATTAGCTCCCCTCTTGTTAAACAAACCATCAAGGTTTGGCATATCATGCTAGGACATCCCAAATCTTTCTATCTGCagtatttatttgtattttagttttcattgtGAAAGTTTTGCATGTTTGCAAAGAGTCATCATGTCACGTCATTGCCAGAACCTAACAAAATTTTCGAATATTTCTACTCAATTCATAGTGATATTTCGAAATGAAATTGTTTAATGAAAATAGGCATTTACTCGATGTTACCAGTGCTATTATGTTCTATATGCACATCCCAAAATGATAGCCATTTTAGCCCATTGCTAAAATGTCGTCACCGCCTTTGGAGAGAAAACTAGGCACTCAATCATTGTTTtgctttaaaatatttatccaAACAAGTCTATgctaaaactaaattttaatttattaggaGATATATGAGAGTGATTTTAAAGGAGTCAAAATTATTTGGAATTGTCTTTTTaatcattagaaataaaatttttatgatatgaaatttacatttaaaagtgtaaaagcATATTAAATTACTAAAGACATGTTTGaagtaattttaaacatgataaaagtaattttaacaatttcaaaatcactctacGCTCTTTTTAACTTATAAAGTAAAAAGTAACTATTTTCAGATGGATGTTTTAACCCTACCCATCCTTTTCCACCCTTGATCAATTCTGACCCTTTTAAGATCTGGTGAATTAACCAATATACCTCTCCCCATTCATCAAGGATTTGGCAATCCTGTTAATTGAAAACAGTAAGCTCCCTCTCTCTCTGCCTAATCTAAAATCTGAATATAAAAATGCATATTGGCTCTCTATTATAGAAATCAAATGAACCTCATAATGCACATTTCAATCAGCAAACCATGAACTATAAACTACCGCCGATCACCTTCACTAATTTCTTTTAAGGCAGTCCCGGTCCCGATCGTATGTAGCGCTTTCAACCCATCAGATCAGATCCCTGTATCTTTAACAATTTAAGAAAGAATGAATATTTTCCTGCAAACCCCAAATAATACTCTGCAAAACCAAGAAAACTATAAGCAGAGAGAACAATCAACCTATCAAATTCAAAGAATGTAAAGTATAAGTGTCATTCCTCTGTGACGGCTACACTTGAACAAGATTCAACTAGTTTGTCATGATTCTGACATGGTTCATCAGAGCTATCGTCACCGTCTGAGTCAGCTAGGTTATCAAAGAAAGCATCAAGATACCAGGGACATCTTTCATTCCATTGACCTTTGTGGGCACTTGCTCTCCATTTCTGGTCAGATATCATCTCAGGAGAAAGCCCCCATTCCAGCATTTCTTCCTCTGTGTGATGAATCGCTAAGCTGTATTCCCCACCTTCTCCCAACTGCAACACCCGGCATTCACAGTTTTCGGGATTGTTCAGGTACTCAAATTGCTCGACCGTCCACTTGAACCATTTCGTGAGGAAGACACGAGATGTCAGCCCATGAGATATGATTATAAGATTGAGATCTTGGGAAGGGTTGTGGCGGAGCCTGTTCATGTCTATGTCCCTCCACAAGGACTCAAGAAAGCCTGAAAAAACCAATATGTTCCTCAAACTAGTTATTTCAGTATGCCACCATTCATCTCATGTACATAAAAACACTTCTCGAGCCTAAACAAGCTACCGAAACAAACGAAGTTTAAGACATTGCAACATCAATTTAGTTACATGATAAGAAGTTAATGCATCTCGATCCCTTAATCATAAAGAAGACTTCTAAACTAATAAGAATCGTTTAccattttaattaaagaaattattaAACATGGCAGGTAACGATTATAAAAGTGTCAACCACATTATGATTGGCTACTTTTAATAATGCTTTCTCTTTTGAACAGAAAGCAactttcatttgtttttttttcttttctttttttttctgctGCTAGTGTATCTACTTTTCTAGTATAAAATGAAGTTATTAGAATGAACTTTTGATGGTCCATTTGAAAGAAAAGCTTTCAACTTCAATAGTAGATAAAACCCAATTCTCCAATATCACAGTAaccttttatatattatatcctCTAAAGCCATATGATAATATCCCCAGCCTCCATCTTCTTGTCTTCATATATTTCTTTATGACTAATTGAAATCTTTTTTAGagtaaaatatggaaaatgttGAAAAACAGACAAAAAGCTAGTCTTCCacaccattttcttcaaatgGCAACAAGATCCTTGGTAAAATAAACAGTAGGGACCAAAACCTAATAATGCCCTTTGGCTACCAGTAATCTTCACTCTTAATTATTCATTTTCAGGAATTCCAGAATCTATCTTTAGTAACATAATATCAACCTCATAATCAGGAAATTACACATCTACACATGACATGACCCAAAATCATCATACTCCTAAAACTGGAAAGTTTCATCAATATCATCAAAATCCCTGTAAAGAGAAAATGCTCCCATATATGAGATTTGTGAAATGTTTGGCCCGattctaaatcaaattttatgaagGTTGGAAAGTTAAACTTTATACCATTTAGGCACAAAACAGTTTTTAAGATGGTTAAAGATTAGCATTTAGCCTAAAAAGTAAGTTCTACAAGCCCGGATTTAGATGATAGGATTACCAAAACTCTAGTCCAAGATAGGCTAACTCACATAACAAACACAGGTAGCTTCTACACAAGCTTAATCCATTACACCATTTCTCAAACAGGGCATATAACTATATAAGAATGCAATGTCAAGTAAACATAATACAACCTAAAAGATATCCTAAATGCCAAAATTCCCTTCACCAGAGATATCAGAAACCAACAAACAGAGCTTAATCTTAAACTAGCAATCCACAAGAATCAAACCCAAATCCATCATTGAAAATCAGAAACGTATAATGAAAAGCAAAGGAAAACAGAGAACTCACTGGAAACGCGATCGTAAACATCAGCAGCGGACTCTCCTTCAGGGAAGCGATAGAAGAATCTCCCAAATCTCTCCCTCGTCTCCTTCACAACCTTCATCCTCTCCTCCACTTGAAAATTCCCAAAATCCTGCTCTCTGATTCTACACTCCTCCCTAACGCCAATAATCCTCTTCTTCGAAAACGCACGGCCGATCTCACGGAGTGTGGATCGGGTGCGCTCGTAGGGCGAAACATAGAAGTAGACTCGCCAATGAGGGTTCGTTCCATCATTGGACAACAATCTGTGAAGCTCTTTACCGGCGATTCGAGCCTGAATCAAACCTTCTTCTGTTAATGGAACTTTGTTATCGGGGGTTGTGGTGTAGGTTGCGgagttgagattgccttgaGATTCACCGTGGCGGACCAAGATTATCCGCTTTGGGAGGATGGAGATTGGCTTCCGATGGCTGTGATTCTGCTCGGTTTCGATCTTCGGTCGCATCGGTTTCCAGATTTGGATCAAAATCTTTTGGGTTTTGTGATTCAAATTGTGAATAGAGAAATGCAAAATCAAGAATTTATGGATTTGGGTTGCGTGAAATTGAATTGTGAATGTATCCCTTGCGTTGATTCGACGATGAACATTGCAGTGCAGATGGCCTAAGATTTTGTACGAGTATTTGGTTTTTAAACATCGCCAATTTAATGCCTTATTTATATACCCTTCTTTCTACCATTACAGTATTTTaagatttagttttttaaattgtatatataataaaaaaaaattttaatctatttcaattttattctaagTTGTGTATATATTTGACATATGTTGACGATATGTTTTAGGTTTTCGCGTtagttttttatgttttcaaatcttttatttgattttgatgatatattaattatattaattaatatattatataattaatttgcattattttttaaattttataaaataaaccaaataaaatcaagatcacaaatcaataaaaCAATACTATATCCcctagatatatttatataattattctaaaaaaatgtattttgatatttatatcaTCCAAATATAAATAGATGAAAAGAGAGATAAGTTTAGGCAGTTttgtattgatttaaaattaaaatttatgcaGTTATCTTTCCCTATCTctatctttcttctttttttttttttaaaaaaaaaaaaaaaaaaaaaaaaaacataacattaTTACTTAATATCTTCTTttcaaattcaacattttttctttaaaaaaagtttataaataaaGTCCCTCCAAAAACTCCACTCCCATTAGAACTACAAAACACAGAATTTCCTTttgtggtttggtttggtttgagGAAAAAATTAAGTATGTATAGTCACATTTGTTCTTCTAAACAAAGatttactataaacattttatatgtGAGAAGAAATTAGATGGCTCTGACGTTAGTTTATAAACGTTGTGTGTCGTGAAAGAGGTAGTTTTTGGTGTGTTTGGCGGCTGATTTACAGGTTGGTAATTCTAAGTTTTTGGGATTTGTATTCTGATGACGTTCATCTTTATGTGTTTCCAAAATCCTTCACTTCCTTGTCCTTCTTGTTATTGCAATCGCTCTTTTAAGGCTTTGCTTTCTATCTATTGTCTAAgttctatttctcttttaatctttttttttttttttaatttttcattggCCGAGTTCATCTagacctaccattttggaatcCGTTGTTTTTCTACTTCCACAATTATTAAGGTAAAAAATTGAACCAAGATGGATAACTACAAGCTTAAGTTGATAAACTATATATGGTAATTGTATGGGTTTGGAAAGAGAATACCACTgtgaaacaaataaacaaaaatgttACGAACCCTAGGTTTGATAGGGGTTAAATATGATAATTTTAATGtattattcttttgtttttgtttaattttggtaATTAATGGATTGACTGAAATTGGAAGAAAAACAACCTATTTATTAACTTAGTGTTATTGATCttaaattgttattaaatttGGTACAAAGTACAGAACCTTTGATGTTAATATCTTTCTAGATATTTTCTagtcttttgaaaaaaaaacttcttgacctaatttcaaaattgttttcttgtaaacatacttttaagaaaacataaaaaatgtgGACTTAAAATTACCAACTAGCATATGTTAAggataaatttgattttcaccGAAGGCCTCTCATCCTtgcaattttgaaattaattgttaatataatttttatgaaagtaatcgtattataattaattatcttaaagCTTTTGTTTTGATCTATATTAAAGCTTAAATCcccaaaaattttcaaaaattaatatctatttaatttattataattaatctaaattcaTAACCGCTTgatcattttattatatatttaatcaagttttattataaatattataatagaaaatagacgCTCATTGTTTAGTGTCTCAAAGATCATGTGTCAccattcatgttgtccatgtagcttttagttattcatgtttggtgtccatgtaagtccacatcctacatagtggcatttggtggatcttgaGAACACAcctacattggtgagaattccacttaTACTAATTTCCATATTATCCAATCTCAcgattttagttattttattttataattttagtttttatttatttattattatattatatttttcatatccgtattcccgttgtgctcctcaattttcataacacgttatc
The genomic region above belongs to Benincasa hispida cultivar B227 unplaced genomic scaffold, ASM972705v1 Contig686, whole genome shotgun sequence and contains:
- the LOC120069929 gene encoding phosphoglycerate mutase-like protein AT74, with product MRPKIETEQNHSHRKPISILPKRIILVRHGESQGNLNSATYTTTPDNKVPLTEEGLIQARIAGKELHRLLSNDGTNPHWRVYFYVSPYERTRSTLREIGRAFSKKRIIGVREECRIREQDFGNFQVEERMKVVKETRERFGRFFYRFPEGESAADVYDRVSSFLESLWRDIDMNRLRHNPSQDLNLIIISHGLTSRVFLTKWFKWTVEQFEYLNNPENCECRVLQLGEGGEYSLAIHHTEEEMLEWGLSPEMISDQKWRASAHKGQWNERCPWYLDAFFDNLADSDGDDSSDEPCQNHDKLVESCSSVAVTEE